From a region of the Pseudomonadaceae bacterium SI-3 genome:
- a CDS encoding acetoacetate decarboxylase, whose protein sequence is MNSEHEQAAFPCAPWQLRGAACLSMWKLPETALGQLAPDPGLPILKIAGNAFIATIWAQYSGGTLRYDELAVAVLVRGKGLLVPAGSVAAIWVNDAMSAEGGRRLWHIPKVLARFETLASERAFTGTMMLDDQFVAALSFEADAALPVRPRMSGFVIQPGIGGPLRTRCTVKGALCLGRAHWTIDPAGPLAALHGRRPLLSVGLRAMDAAFGV, encoded by the coding sequence ATGAATTCCGAGCATGAGCAAGCGGCCTTTCCGTGCGCGCCATGGCAGCTTCGAGGTGCGGCGTGCTTGTCTATGTGGAAACTGCCGGAGACAGCGCTGGGCCAGCTCGCGCCAGATCCTGGTTTGCCTATCCTGAAGATCGCTGGCAACGCGTTTATTGCAACGATCTGGGCCCAATACAGCGGCGGCACACTGCGCTATGACGAGTTGGCGGTTGCGGTATTGGTTCGAGGAAAAGGGCTGCTGGTGCCGGCAGGCTCGGTGGCCGCGATCTGGGTAAACGACGCTATGTCGGCGGAGGGCGGCCGCCGCCTCTGGCATATCCCCAAAGTGTTGGCGCGTTTCGAAACGCTGGCCTCTGAGCGCGCGTTCACCGGGACGATGATGCTTGATGATCAATTCGTAGCCGCTTTGAGCTTCGAAGCAGATGCTGCCTTGCCAGTAAGGCCGCGAATGAGCGGTTTCGTCATCCAGCCTGGCATCGGCGGGCCGCTGCGCACCCGGTGCACGGTCAAGGGCGCGCTTTGTCTGGGGCGGGCACACTGGACAATCGATCCGGCCGGTCCGCTGGCCGCTCTCCATGGTCGTCGGCCACTGCTCAGCGTCGGGCTTAGGGCGATGGATGCTGCGTTTGGAGTCTAG
- a CDS encoding TIGR04211 family SH3 domain-containing protein translates to MSLSRHLVALLSRISWSATQRRAFSAGLMGTLLAVITPAHAQEAGNDRWVSDTLSTYVRSGPTDGYRIVGSLTSGQKVELLDTSGDYSQVRGENGDRVWIRSSDLQEVPGQAERLPQLEQQVAELSEELKTIDESWKTRVQGMQETLDSRKTLIDELEARRLALDEALTATESELRDAQARLGDENNQVLMRYMVYGGSIAGAGLLVGLILPAMTRGRKRNDRWF, encoded by the coding sequence ATGTCCCTATCACGTCATCTCGTTGCACTTTTATCCCGTATTTCCTGGTCCGCTACTCAACGCCGCGCCTTCAGCGCCGGCCTGATGGGTACGCTGTTGGCGGTCATCACGCCAGCCCACGCTCAAGAAGCAGGCAACGACCGCTGGGTCAGCGACACCTTGAGCACCTATGTCCGCAGCGGGCCCACCGACGGCTATCGCATCGTTGGCAGCCTCACCTCCGGTCAGAAGGTCGAGCTGCTGGATACCAGCGGAGACTACAGCCAGGTTCGCGGTGAGAACGGCGACCGTGTCTGGATCCGCAGCAGCGACCTGCAGGAAGTCCCTGGCCAGGCCGAACGCCTGCCGCAACTCGAGCAACAGGTTGCCGAGCTAAGCGAAGAACTGAAAACCATCGATGAGTCCTGGAAGACGCGCGTGCAGGGCATGCAAGAGACCCTAGATTCGCGCAAGACGCTGATCGATGAACTGGAAGCACGCCGCCTGGCCCTGGATGAAGCCCTCACCGCCACCGAATCTGAATTGCGTGACGCCCAGGCGCGGTTAGGCGACGAAAACAATCAGGTGTTGATGCGCTACATGGTCTACGGCGGCAGTATCGCCGGCGCGGGGCTGCTGGTCGGGCTGATCCTTCCAGCCATGACCCGTGGCCGAAAGCGCAACGATCGCTGGTTCTGA
- a CDS encoding polyvinylalcohol dehydrogenase, with protein MAALQQRTFNVIAKKEHELLDSWTRELEASGLYRNVKIEEFRQQTTDFLRLLIEGAGQAESTDLRAGNWEEMRLFLEQLSHSRVLLGFDSQQTAGFIFSFKRPLLPLLQTEYADEPGMLGEQLWALSELIDQLGLHTVRAFQKSREAVIKRQQEELLELSTPVVKLWDGVLALPMIGTLDSQRTQVVMESLLQRIVDTGSEIAIIDITGVPTVDTLVAQHLLKTVTAIRLMGADCIISGVRPQIAQTIVHLGLDLQGIVTKASLADALALALRRSGLTVTKAV; from the coding sequence ATGGCAGCATTACAACAACGCACATTCAACGTAATCGCCAAGAAAGAGCATGAGCTGCTCGACAGCTGGACCCGCGAACTCGAAGCCAGCGGCTTGTACCGCAACGTCAAGATCGAAGAGTTTCGCCAGCAGACTACCGACTTCCTCCGTTTGCTCATCGAAGGCGCTGGCCAGGCAGAATCCACTGATCTGCGGGCGGGAAACTGGGAAGAGATGCGCCTATTCCTCGAGCAGCTGTCCCACAGCCGCGTCCTGCTGGGGTTCGATTCGCAGCAAACCGCTGGCTTCATCTTCTCGTTCAAGCGTCCATTGCTGCCGCTGTTGCAGACCGAATACGCCGATGAGCCGGGGATGCTGGGCGAGCAACTTTGGGCACTGTCCGAGCTAATCGACCAACTCGGCCTGCACACGGTGCGCGCCTTCCAGAAATCCCGAGAAGCGGTCATCAAGCGCCAGCAAGAAGAACTGCTCGAGCTGTCCACACCTGTGGTCAAGCTGTGGGATGGCGTCCTCGCGCTGCCGATGATCGGCACCCTCGACTCGCAACGCACCCAGGTGGTGATGGAGTCGCTGCTGCAGCGCATCGTCGATACCGGTTCGGAAATTGCCATCATCGACATCACCGGCGTGCCAACCGTGGACACACTGGTGGCGCAGCACCTCCTAAAAACCGTCACTGCGATCCGCCTGATGGGCGCTGACTGCATCATCAGCGGAGTACGTCCGCAGATCGCGCAGACTATCGTGCACCTGGGTCTCGACCTTCAGGGCATTGTTACTAAGGCTTCTCTCGCCGACGCGCTGGCGCTTGCGCTGCGTCGCTCCGGGCTGACTGTCACGAAGGCGGTATGA
- a CDS encoding STAS domain-containing protein, with protein MERIPILRMGEFLLVTIQVDMHDQLAMTLQDDLAERISSTSAKAVLIDISALDMVDSFIGRMISSISGLSSIMDAETVVVGMQPAVAITLVELGLTLQGVSTALNVERGMQLLHKRMADK; from the coding sequence ATGGAACGCATTCCGATATTGCGAATGGGCGAGTTTCTCCTCGTCACCATTCAGGTCGACATGCACGACCAACTGGCGATGACCTTGCAGGATGATCTCGCCGAGCGCATCAGCAGCACCTCTGCCAAGGCCGTGCTGATCGACATTTCCGCGCTGGACATGGTCGACTCGTTCATTGGCCGCATGATCAGTTCGATCTCCGGCCTGTCGAGCATTATGGACGCGGAGACAGTAGTGGTCGGCATGCAACCCGCCGTTGCGATTACCCTGGTCGAACTGGGCCTGACATTGCAGGGCGTCAGCACAGCGCTCAATGTCGAGAGAGGCATGCAGTTGCTGCATAAGCGGATGGCCGATAAATGA
- a CDS encoding anti-sigma regulatory factor: MTVRRSGSTPVRIEQDVVLARQAVRKLAQDCGMRLIDQTKLVTAVSELARNTVVYGGGGDMDWEVLDEGTRTGIRLTFRDEGPGIADIKLALTDGWTSGGGLGLGLTGAKRLVDDFELDSTPGVGTRISITKWS, translated from the coding sequence ATGACCGTGCGCCGTAGCGGCAGCACTCCAGTACGGATCGAACAGGACGTGGTACTGGCACGGCAGGCAGTCCGCAAGCTGGCTCAGGATTGCGGCATGCGCTTGATCGATCAAACCAAGCTGGTCACCGCAGTCAGCGAATTGGCCCGTAACACCGTGGTTTACGGCGGCGGCGGCGATATGGACTGGGAGGTCCTGGACGAAGGCACCCGAACCGGCATTCGGCTGACCTTCCGTGACGAGGGTCCAGGCATTGCTGACATTAAGCTGGCCTTGACCGATGGCTGGACCTCTGGCGGCGGCCTTGGGCTTGGGCTAACTGGTGCCAAGCGCTTAGTGGACGACTTCGAGCTCGACAGCACGCCCGGCGTCGGCACACGCATCAGCATCACTAAATGGTCATGA
- a CDS encoding transcriptional regulator, with product MNIQGSMTTVLPIEDESQVGHARRVAQSLAVGCAFDETDAGRVALVATELATNLLKHAQHGALHLRRIPAQSGQGIELIAIDRGPGFNPNECLADGFSTGGTQGTGLGALMRQAQLFDIHSDSRGSVVLAQLYPRHVSALPLRFGVSQHSLKNDPACGDVWHLAVDGSRLSALVIDGIGHGEDAEAAGLAGAAAFAEDPFADPTISMLDMHRAMTGTRGGAAAIALYDVGKVRFAGIGNIGACLLTPEKSRGLASHPGIVGSQFRKAVAFDYPVDGQQLLIMYSDGLQSRWDLRDYPGLVHRHPAIIAALLHRDFCRGRDDVTVMVIALEELGD from the coding sequence ATGAACATTCAGGGGTCAATGACCACCGTCCTGCCGATCGAAGACGAAAGCCAGGTCGGCCATGCGCGACGCGTCGCGCAATCGCTGGCCGTTGGGTGTGCATTCGATGAGACCGATGCCGGACGCGTCGCTCTGGTGGCTACGGAGCTGGCAACCAACTTGCTCAAACATGCGCAGCATGGGGCTTTGCACCTGCGCAGAATCCCGGCGCAGAGCGGACAGGGCATTGAGCTGATCGCGATCGACCGTGGTCCCGGCTTCAACCCCAACGAATGCCTGGCCGATGGTTTTTCCACCGGCGGCACTCAGGGGACCGGGCTCGGTGCGTTGATGCGTCAGGCACAGTTGTTCGATATCCATTCCGACAGCAGAGGCTCAGTGGTACTGGCGCAGCTGTACCCTCGCCACGTCTCGGCCCTGCCCCTTCGGTTCGGGGTCAGTCAGCATTCACTGAAGAACGATCCGGCCTGCGGCGACGTCTGGCATCTGGCTGTCGATGGCTCGCGTCTCAGCGCGTTGGTCATCGACGGTATCGGACATGGCGAAGATGCCGAGGCGGCCGGCCTGGCTGGGGCCGCCGCGTTCGCCGAGGACCCGTTTGCCGACCCAACGATCAGCATGCTCGACATGCACCGGGCGATGACCGGCACGCGGGGCGGCGCAGCAGCTATCGCCCTGTATGACGTGGGCAAGGTGCGTTTCGCCGGAATCGGAAACATCGGTGCCTGCCTGCTGACCCCTGAAAAAAGCCGCGGCCTGGCCTCGCACCCCGGTATCGTCGGCTCGCAGTTCCGCAAGGCTGTAGCCTTCGATTATCCGGTCGACGGTCAACAATTATTGATCATGTACAGCGACGGCTTGCAGTCGCGTTGGGACCTGCGCGACTACCCCGGCCTGGTGCACCGTCACCCGGCGATTATTGCAGCGCTGTTGCACCGCGACTTCTGCCGTGGTCGAGATGACGTGACCGTTATGGTGATTGCGCTGGAGGAACTCGGTGACTGA
- a CDS encoding histidine kinase: MTDSNTNDLIEQLRSENDLLRAELEETNQGVLALYAELDTQAEQLRQASDLKSRFLSYMSHEFRTPLGSIRSITRLLSDELDGPLSPEQHKQVSFINGAAGELSDMVDDLLDLAKIEAGRITISPAWFDMLDLFAALRGMFRPIVDANAVDLIFEEPHDMPRLYTDDKKLAQILRNFISNALKFTQNGEVRISACAEGDGEVRFAVTDTGIGIPEDLHGNLFEDFVQIDTPLQKRLRGTGLGLSLCKRFAELLGGRVGVDSKPGVGSTFYVVIPVAISAERADGA, encoded by the coding sequence GTGACTGACTCGAACACGAACGACCTCATCGAACAGCTGCGCAGCGAGAACGATCTGCTGCGCGCCGAACTCGAGGAAACCAACCAGGGCGTCCTCGCGCTCTATGCCGAACTCGACACCCAGGCCGAGCAGCTCAGACAGGCGTCGGACCTGAAAAGCCGCTTCTTGTCCTACATGAGCCACGAGTTCCGTACGCCCTTGGGTTCCATTCGCAGCATTACCCGTCTGCTCAGCGATGAGCTGGACGGCCCGCTCAGCCCGGAACAGCACAAGCAGGTGTCGTTCATCAATGGCGCTGCTGGGGAACTCAGCGACATGGTCGACGACCTGCTCGATCTCGCCAAGATCGAAGCCGGCCGCATCACCATATCGCCCGCCTGGTTCGACATGCTGGATTTGTTCGCCGCCTTGCGCGGAATGTTTCGCCCGATCGTCGATGCCAACGCGGTGGATCTGATTTTCGAGGAGCCGCACGACATGCCGCGGCTGTACACGGACGACAAGAAGCTCGCGCAAATTTTGCGTAACTTCATCTCCAATGCGCTCAAGTTCACCCAGAACGGCGAAGTACGCATTTCCGCCTGTGCCGAGGGTGACGGCGAGGTTCGCTTCGCCGTGACGGACACAGGCATCGGCATTCCGGAAGACTTGCACGGCAACCTGTTCGAAGACTTCGTTCAGATCGATACGCCATTGCAAAAGCGTCTGCGCGGCACCGGCCTGGGACTGTCGCTGTGCAAGCGCTTCGCCGAACTGCTGGGTGGCCGCGTTGGCGTCGACAGCAAGCCGGGGGTGGGGTCGACGTTCTATGTAGTCATTCCCGTCGCGATCTCCGCGGAGCGCGCTGATGGAGCATAA
- a CDS encoding hybrid sensor histidine kinase/response regulator, which produces MEHKSQLLVVDDNAATRYAIRRVLERHGYAVLEAGTGTEGLDLIATEAIDALILDVNLPDMSGFDIVRQLRTDDRTRLLPVIHVSAASIQTGDIITGLDAGADAYLIHPVDPDVLLATLRTLLRVRDTEHALRESEARFREIFSQVAAPIAVIDPRLQIHESNRALSLLLGNQPEPSALTASLAEGQEAKLLSLRASLASGARWHDTLFIQVAGERRETKWQVSPYRASELGLVVIEDITEQRQRERSQRQQLDNATNELAREVAERVRTEGQLMQAQKMDALGKLTGGIAHDFNNLLTGIITGIELLKRRVHEGRTDAVLRFADTALNSARSAASMTNRLLAFARQQPLDARPADLNDQIRSLEELLQRTIGEHISLNLELSEQGAVAQVDANQLESAILNLVINARDALPRGGKITIRTASLRSEGDADLADGNYVVLTVEDDGTGIAPEVLGKVFDPFFTTKPLGQGTGLGLSSIYGFARQSGGEARLSSVVGEGTEVSLVLPAATATQPAAASVSDTPLGNGEHVLIVEDMPAIRMLVAEMLSEAGYRCSQAADVATALSVLQDDTSVDLLLTDVGLPQLSGRDLADAARTYRPALPVLFMTGYAENAVRRDRFLAAGMDMVVKPFQIDELLGKVRQLLDQSATLAAD; this is translated from the coding sequence ATGGAGCATAAGAGCCAGCTGCTGGTCGTCGACGACAACGCGGCCACGCGCTACGCGATACGCCGGGTGCTTGAGCGCCACGGTTATGCCGTGCTCGAAGCCGGAACGGGCACCGAAGGACTGGACCTGATTGCCACCGAAGCGATCGACGCGCTGATTCTCGATGTGAATCTGCCGGACATGAGCGGCTTCGACATCGTACGGCAGCTGCGAACCGATGACCGCACGCGGCTGCTGCCGGTCATTCACGTTTCCGCAGCGTCTATTCAGACCGGCGATATCATCACCGGCCTGGATGCGGGGGCCGACGCCTACCTCATTCACCCTGTCGATCCGGACGTGCTCCTGGCTACGCTGCGCACACTGTTGCGGGTGCGGGACACCGAGCATGCCCTGCGTGAAAGCGAGGCACGCTTTCGTGAAATCTTTTCCCAGGTAGCGGCGCCCATCGCGGTGATCGACCCGCGGCTGCAAATCCACGAAAGCAACCGTGCGCTGTCCCTGCTGTTGGGCAATCAGCCGGAACCCTCTGCGCTTACGGCAAGCCTTGCCGAGGGGCAGGAAGCCAAGCTGCTGTCGCTGCGGGCAAGCCTCGCGAGTGGTGCTCGCTGGCATGACACGTTGTTCATTCAGGTGGCTGGGGAGCGTCGCGAGACCAAGTGGCAGGTTTCGCCATACCGGGCCTCTGAACTCGGGCTGGTCGTTATCGAAGACATTACCGAGCAGCGTCAACGTGAGCGTTCGCAACGGCAGCAACTCGACAACGCCACCAACGAGCTTGCCCGAGAAGTTGCCGAGCGCGTCCGCACCGAAGGGCAGCTGATGCAGGCGCAGAAAATGGACGCGCTGGGCAAGCTGACCGGCGGCATCGCGCATGATTTCAATAATCTGCTGACTGGGATCATCACCGGCATCGAGCTGCTGAAGAGACGCGTGCACGAAGGCCGCACCGATGCGGTCCTGCGCTTTGCCGACACCGCGCTGAATTCGGCCCGCAGCGCCGCATCGATGACCAATCGTCTGCTGGCCTTTGCCCGCCAGCAACCCTTGGATGCACGGCCAGCGGACCTCAACGACCAGATCCGCTCGCTCGAGGAGCTGTTGCAGCGAACCATTGGCGAGCATATATCGCTGAATCTGGAGCTGTCCGAGCAAGGCGCGGTGGCACAGGTTGACGCCAACCAGCTCGAAAGCGCCATCCTCAATCTGGTTATCAACGCACGCGATGCCCTGCCCCGTGGCGGCAAGATCACCATCCGCACCGCGAGCTTGCGGTCAGAGGGCGATGCGGACCTGGCAGATGGAAACTACGTCGTGCTGACAGTGGAGGATGACGGCACCGGTATCGCACCGGAAGTGCTTGGCAAGGTGTTCGACCCCTTCTTCACCACCAAGCCGCTTGGCCAGGGCACAGGCCTGGGATTGTCATCGATCTACGGGTTCGCCCGGCAATCCGGTGGCGAAGCCAGGCTTAGCAGTGTTGTCGGCGAAGGCACGGAAGTCTCGCTGGTGCTGCCCGCCGCCACTGCCACCCAGCCGGCTGCTGCCTCGGTCAGCGACACGCCGCTGGGCAACGGCGAGCACGTACTGATCGTCGAGGACATGCCGGCAATCCGCATGTTGGTAGCCGAGATGCTGAGCGAGGCTGGCTATCGATGCAGCCAAGCCGCCGATGTCGCCACTGCGTTGTCGGTGTTGCAGGACGACACCAGCGTCGATCTGCTTTTGACGGACGTGGGGCTTCCACAGCTTTCCGGGCGGGACCTGGCTGACGCAGCGCGAACTTATCGCCCGGCTCTACCTGTGCTGTTCATGACGGGTTACGCCGAGAACGCGGTGCGCCGAGATCGCTTTCTCGCTGCCGGAATGGACATGGTGGTCAAGCCATTCCAGATCGACGAGTTGCTCGGCAAAGTGCGGCAGCTGCTCGATCAGTCAGCAACTCTCGCTGCGGACTGA
- a CDS encoding DUF3079 domain-containing protein has product MAKKFPLNPPHPERICWGCDRYCPADSLACGNGAGRTQHPAEMMGDDWYEFGDWGDLIAADKAGKNQK; this is encoded by the coding sequence ATGGCCAAGAAATTCCCACTCAACCCGCCGCATCCCGAGCGCATCTGCTGGGGTTGTGATCGCTATTGCCCCGCCGACTCCCTGGCCTGCGGCAATGGCGCCGGCAGGACTCAGCATCCGGCTGAAATGATGGGCGACGACTGGTACGAGTTCGGCGACTGGGGAGACCTGATCGCGGCTGACAAGGCTGGCAAGAACCAGAAATAG
- a CDS encoding cation transporter: MGLSMSVGLLLVCAVVIGIVGTRLTRVVDELADRTGMGEAMAGAILLGMATSLSGIVLSVTAAWQGQPELAMSNALGGIAVQTLFLTVADLALRRVNLEHAAASIGNLMQGTLVLCLLSLILVGSFSPDVTVWAIHPVTPLLLLGYLYGLRVIAKGQNEAMWLPARTRETREDTPDEQSTNRSLTSLWVRFVIMAAILGISGWLLEASASEIALHTWLSEAAVGVLLTAVVTSLPELVTSVAAVRRGALTLAVGGIIGGNAFDTLFVAASDVAYRDGSIYHHISSNVLLWVALSILMTGVLLMGLLRREKHGLGKIGFESVTLIGLYFAGVAMVLGKSQLG; encoded by the coding sequence ATGGGATTGTCGATGAGCGTGGGCCTGCTATTGGTCTGCGCAGTCGTGATTGGCATCGTAGGTACCCGTCTGACGCGGGTAGTCGATGAACTCGCCGACCGCACCGGCATGGGCGAAGCGATGGCTGGCGCGATCCTGCTGGGAATGGCGACGTCCCTGTCCGGAATTGTCCTGTCCGTTACAGCTGCCTGGCAAGGGCAGCCAGAATTGGCGATGAGCAACGCACTGGGTGGCATCGCGGTGCAAACGTTATTTCTGACGGTGGCCGACCTTGCCTTGCGGCGAGTCAACCTCGAACACGCAGCTGCTTCCATCGGCAACCTCATGCAAGGCACGCTGGTGTTGTGTCTGCTGTCTCTGATCCTCGTCGGCAGTTTTTCGCCAGATGTCACCGTGTGGGCGATCCACCCGGTCACTCCGCTGCTGCTGCTCGGCTACCTCTATGGCTTGCGCGTAATAGCAAAGGGCCAAAACGAAGCCATGTGGTTGCCAGCGCGGACCCGCGAGACCCGTGAGGACACCCCGGACGAACAGTCAACGAACCGCTCGCTGACTTCGCTCTGGGTTCGCTTCGTGATCATGGCTGCGATACTCGGTATCAGCGGCTGGCTGCTGGAAGCGTCGGCCAGCGAGATTGCTTTGCATACCTGGCTTAGCGAAGCGGCAGTGGGCGTCCTATTGACCGCCGTGGTGACGTCCCTGCCAGAACTGGTCACTTCGGTCGCGGCTGTCAGGCGTGGCGCCCTGACGCTGGCCGTCGGCGGCATCATCGGTGGCAACGCGTTCGACACGCTGTTCGTCGCTGCCTCGGATGTCGCCTATCGCGACGGTTCGATCTACCACCATATTTCCAGCAATGTCCTGCTCTGGGTGGCCCTGTCGATATTGATGACCGGCGTGTTGCTCATGGGCCTGCTGCGCCGAGAGAAGCACGGGCTGGGCAAGATCGGGTTCGAAAGCGTCACCTTGATCGGCTTGTATTTCGCCGGCGTGGCCATGGTGCTCGGCAAAAGCCAGCTCGGCTGA
- a CDS encoding DNA polymerase II: MDLQQGFVLTRHWRDTAAGTEVEFWLATDTGPRRLRVPYQPSVAFIPATQQRKVELLLKGERDVELRPLNLIDFRHRPVVGLYCKQHRQLMNLEKRLRGAGLDVYEGDIRPPERYLMERFITAPVSFTGQPDADGVLLEAQIKPAPDYRPQLRLVSLDIETTMRGELYSIALEGCGQRQVYMLGPANGDGSGVDFELEYCDSRKQLIERLNGWMARHDPDGIIGWNLVQFDLRVLRDQAQRYQVPLRLGRGGEEMAWREHGSRGNHFFAAAAGRLIIDGIEALRSATWSFPSFSLENVAQTLLGEGKAIDTPYQRMDEINRMFAEDKPALARYNLKDCELVTRIFAKTELLTFLLERATVTGLPPDRSGGSVAAFEHLYIPLMHRQGFVAPNLGERPPEASPGGFVMNSQPGLYESVLVLDYKSLYPSIIRTFLIDPVGLVEGMRQPEDSDSVPGFRGARFSRTRHCLPAIVERVWEGRESAKREGNKPLSQALKIIMNAFYGVLGSSGCRFFDPRLASSITLRGHEIMRRTRELIEAEGYSVIYGDTDSTFVWLKRAHSDEDAARIGKGLVQQINQWWREHLQREFGLHSALELQFESHFKRFLMPTIRGAEEGSKKRYAGLVTRADGSDGLVFKGLETVRTDWSPLAQQFQQELYRLIFNREPYQDYVRSYVQRTLAGELDELLIFRKRLRRRLDDYERNVPPHVRAARIADEYNLQQGRQRQYQNGGWISYLITVAGPEPLEVRRAPIDYDHYVSRQLQPIADAILPFVNDSFSALIDEQLGLF; encoded by the coding sequence GTGGATCTGCAGCAGGGCTTCGTGCTGACCCGGCATTGGCGAGATACGGCGGCCGGCACCGAAGTGGAGTTCTGGCTGGCGACTGATACCGGCCCACGTCGCTTGCGCGTGCCGTACCAGCCTTCGGTTGCCTTCATTCCGGCGACGCAGCAGCGCAAGGTCGAATTGCTGCTCAAAGGCGAGCGCGACGTCGAACTGCGGCCGCTGAACCTGATCGATTTCCGCCATCGCCCGGTGGTCGGCCTGTATTGCAAGCAGCACCGTCAGTTGATGAATCTCGAGAAGCGCCTGCGCGGTGCAGGACTGGATGTGTACGAGGGCGACATTCGCCCGCCGGAGCGCTACCTGATGGAGCGCTTCATCACCGCACCGGTGAGCTTTACCGGCCAGCCGGATGCCGACGGTGTGCTGTTGGAGGCGCAGATCAAACCGGCACCGGACTATCGCCCGCAGCTCCGGCTCGTCTCGCTGGATATCGAAACCACGATGCGCGGCGAGCTGTATTCCATTGCGTTGGAGGGCTGCGGCCAGCGGCAGGTCTACATGCTCGGCCCGGCCAACGGAGATGGCTCCGGCGTGGATTTCGAACTGGAATATTGCGACAGCCGCAAACAGCTGATCGAACGGTTGAACGGCTGGATGGCGCGGCATGACCCAGACGGCATCATCGGCTGGAACCTGGTGCAGTTCGATCTGCGGGTGCTGCGTGATCAGGCTCAGCGCTACCAGGTGCCGCTACGCTTGGGCCGCGGCGGGGAGGAAATGGCCTGGCGCGAGCACGGCAGCCGAGGCAACCACTTTTTCGCCGCAGCGGCGGGGCGGCTGATCATCGATGGCATCGAGGCCCTGCGTTCGGCCACCTGGAGCTTCCCCTCGTTCAGCCTGGAAAATGTCGCGCAGACCTTGCTCGGTGAGGGCAAGGCGATCGACACGCCGTACCAGCGCATGGACGAAATCAACCGCATGTTCGCCGAGGACAAGCCGGCTTTGGCGCGCTACAACCTCAAGGACTGCGAACTGGTCACGCGCATCTTCGCCAAGACCGAACTGCTGACGTTTTTGCTCGAACGGGCCACCGTCACCGGGTTGCCACCCGACCGTAGCGGCGGGTCGGTGGCTGCCTTCGAACACCTCTACATCCCGCTGATGCACCGTCAGGGCTTCGTCGCGCCGAATCTCGGCGAGCGGCCGCCCGAGGCCAGCCCTGGCGGCTTCGTCATGAATTCTCAGCCGGGCCTGTACGAATCGGTGCTGGTGTTGGACTACAAGAGCCTCTACCCCTCGATCATCCGTACCTTTCTCATCGATCCGGTGGGGCTGGTCGAAGGCATGCGCCAACCGGAAGACAGCGACTCGGTGCCGGGCTTCCGTGGTGCGCGCTTCTCGCGTACGCGCCATTGCCTGCCGGCCATCGTCGAGCGCGTCTGGGAAGGCCGCGAGTCGGCCAAGCGTGAAGGCAACAAGCCGCTGTCCCAGGCGCTGAAAATCATCATGAACGCCTTCTACGGCGTACTCGGCTCCAGCGGCTGCCGATTCTTCGATCCGCGGCTGGCGTCGTCGATTACCCTGCGCGGCCACGAGATCATGCGGCGCACCCGCGAGCTGATCGAAGCCGAGGGCTACAGCGTGATCTACGGCGATACCGATTCCACCTTCGTCTGGCTAAAGCGCGCCCACAGCGACGAGGACGCGGCGCGCATCGGCAAGGGGTTGGTGCAGCAGATCAACCAGTGGTGGCGCGAGCACTTGCAGCGCGAATTCGGTCTGCATAGCGCCTTGGAGTTGCAGTTCGAGAGCCACTTCAAGCGCTTTCTGATGCCGACCATTCGCGGCGCGGAGGAGGGTAGCAAGAAGCGCTATGCCGGGCTGGTCACCCGCGCCGATGGCAGTGATGGCCTGGTCTTCAAAGGGCTGGAAACGGTGCGCACCGACTGGTCGCCATTGGCCCAGCAGTTTCAGCAGGAACTGTATCGACTGATCTTCAATCGCGAGCCCTACCAAGACTACGTACGCAGCTACGTCCAGCGGACGTTGGCCGGCGAGCTGGACGAGCTGCTGATCTTCCGCAAGCGTCTGCGTCGGCGCCTGGATGACTACGAGCGCAACGTGCCGCCGCATGTGCGCGCCGCCCGTATCGCCGATGAATACAACCTGCAGCAGGGTCGCCAGCGGCAGTACCAGAATGGCGGCTGGATCAGCTACTTGATCACCGTGGCCGGCCCGGAACCACTGGAAGTGCGGCGCGCACCGATCGACTATGACCATTACGTCAGCCGCCAGCTGCAACCCATCGCCGATGCCATCCTGCCGTTCGTCAACGATAGTTTCAGCGCGTTGATCGACGAACAACTCGGGTTGTTTTGA